A single Actinomadura algeriensis DNA region contains:
- a CDS encoding acyl-CoA dehydrogenase family protein — protein MSSDFPTYAPSEEHELLRGTVRELADAKIAPFAAEVDEESRFPREALQALVANELHAVHVPEVYGGAGADALATVIVIEEVARACGSSSLIPAVNKLGTVPVLLAGSEELKKKFLGPVAAGEAMFSYALSEADAGSDAAGMKTRAVRDGDFWVLNGAKMWITNAGESKYYTVMAVTDPGAGARGISAFVVDSDDAGVSFGPKERKLGIKGSPTRQVILEDVRIPADRIIGAEGSGFKTALATLDHTRITIAAQALGLAQGALDFALGYVRERRQFGKPISDFQGVQFMLADMAMRLEGARQLTYHAAVKSERAMRGERVADLTFVSSACKTMASDVAMDVTTDAVQLLGGYGYTRDFPVERMMRDAKITQIYEGTNQIQRMVMARQLLK, from the coding sequence ATGAGCTCTGATTTTCCCACGTACGCTCCGTCGGAGGAGCACGAGCTGCTGCGCGGCACGGTGCGCGAGCTGGCCGATGCGAAGATCGCCCCGTTCGCGGCGGAGGTGGACGAGGAGTCCCGGTTCCCGCGTGAGGCGTTGCAGGCGCTGGTGGCCAATGAGCTGCACGCGGTGCACGTGCCGGAGGTGTACGGGGGCGCGGGGGCGGACGCGCTGGCGACGGTGATCGTGATCGAGGAGGTCGCGCGGGCGTGCGGGTCGTCGTCGTTGATCCCGGCGGTGAACAAGCTGGGGACGGTGCCGGTGCTGCTGGCGGGGTCGGAGGAGCTGAAGAAGAAGTTCCTGGGGCCGGTGGCGGCGGGGGAGGCGATGTTCTCCTACGCGCTGTCGGAGGCCGACGCGGGTTCGGATGCGGCGGGGATGAAGACCCGTGCGGTGCGCGACGGTGACTTCTGGGTGCTCAACGGCGCGAAGATGTGGATCACCAATGCGGGGGAGTCGAAGTACTACACCGTGATGGCGGTGACCGATCCGGGTGCGGGGGCGCGGGGGATCTCGGCGTTCGTGGTGGATTCCGATGATGCGGGGGTGTCGTTCGGGCCCAAGGAGCGCAAGCTGGGGATCAAGGGGTCGCCGACGCGTCAGGTGATCTTGGAGGACGTGCGGATTCCGGCGGATCGGATCATCGGTGCCGAGGGGAGCGGGTTCAAGACCGCGCTGGCCACTCTGGACCACACGCGCATCACGATCGCGGCGCAGGCGCTGGGGCTGGCGCAGGGGGCGCTGGACTTCGCGCTGGGGTATGTGCGGGAGCGGCGGCAGTTCGGTAAGCCGATCTCTGATTTCCAGGGTGTGCAGTTCATGCTGGCGGACATGGCGATGCGGCTGGAGGGGGCGCGTCAGCTGACGTATCACGCGGCGGTCAAGTCCGAGCGGGCGATGCGGGGGGAGAGGGTCGCGGATCTGACGTTCGTGTCGTCGGCGTGCAAGACGATGGCTTCGGATGTGGCGATGGACGTGACGACCGATGCGGTGCAGTTGCTGGGCGGGTACGGGTACACGCGTGATTTCCCGGTGGAGCGGATGATGCGGGACGCCAAGATCACGCAGATCTACGAGGGCACCAACCAGATCCAGCGGATGGTCATGGCCCGTCAGCTCCTCAAGTAA
- a CDS encoding thioesterase family protein, which translates to MDGFYEPLPDGGFASTPATAGPWSPEFQHAGPVAGLIGRALERHEPVPGTRVARMTMEILGPVPVAHLRVAVRTVRPGRRVSLLEAELSHEGRPVVRATAWRTLRAPDGVPPIVRTPPPPPLPAESRPLTAWAGAHMDGYLSAMEWRLADGSFSAPGPATTWARSRVPLVAGEDDTPLVRALVLSDSVSGVGSELDLTSWTVINTDLTVALRRDPVGEWLCLSGSLQVEPGGSALCEGSLADASGDVGRVLQTLFVDELAR; encoded by the coding sequence TTGGACGGGTTCTACGAGCCGCTGCCCGACGGCGGGTTCGCCTCCACCCCCGCGACCGCGGGGCCGTGGTCGCCGGAGTTCCAGCACGCCGGGCCGGTCGCCGGCCTCATCGGCCGCGCCCTCGAACGGCACGAGCCGGTGCCGGGCACCCGGGTGGCGCGGATGACGATGGAGATCCTCGGCCCGGTCCCGGTCGCGCACCTGCGCGTCGCGGTGCGGACCGTCCGGCCGGGGCGGCGCGTCAGCCTGCTGGAGGCCGAGCTGTCCCACGAGGGACGCCCGGTGGTGCGCGCCACCGCGTGGCGGACGCTGCGGGCGCCGGACGGCGTCCCGCCGATCGTCCGCACGCCGCCTCCCCCGCCGCTGCCCGCCGAGTCGCGTCCGCTCACGGCGTGGGCGGGCGCCCACATGGACGGCTACCTGTCGGCGATGGAGTGGCGCCTCGCCGACGGATCGTTCTCCGCGCCCGGACCCGCCACGACGTGGGCCCGCTCGCGGGTGCCGCTCGTCGCGGGCGAGGACGACACGCCGCTGGTGCGGGCGCTCGTCCTGTCCGACAGCGTGTCCGGCGTGGGCAGCGAGCTCGACCTGACGTCGTGGACGGTGATCAACACGGACCTGACCGTGGCGCTGCGCCGCGATCCCGTCGGCGAGTGGCTCTGCCTGTCCGGTTCGCTGCAGGTCGAGCCGGGCGGCAGCGCGCTGTGCGAGGGCTCGCTGGCGGACGCGTCCGGGGACGTCGGACGCGTCCTGCAGACCCTGTTCGTGGACGAACTCGCCCGCTGA
- a CDS encoding LCP family protein — MTDGHGSGRDDPSGGGDDPLERYFRPRPAGGADGRADGDDGDIDGVTIDGMPAPRVPVEGPRGPRRPGPRMSPRAAVSARRQRRLLTVTAGMSAFVLLTSGGAWAFQNYVTGAIDKISIDGLDEDAGGVEGPMTVLIAGVDRRDGLTKEQIKAAKLGKFPGERSDTMLLLHVSGDRKRISVVSLPRDSFVTIPAHESNGSEGAKGNKVPARPGKLTWAYQFGGASLAVKTVKRATGVSIDHYVEVNFYGFVKMVDALGGVDVCVEQPVHDTKSGLRLPAGKSHVDGMKALAFARTRYSLTGGSDLGRIERQQQFLAAMMKQALSTDTLGNPVKSTKFLNAALDTLTVDDRLAEDLPEMVDEMRDLSTDDLTFAKVPLENPDHMAALWNAGAPQSTVKWDKAQAQELFQKIENDKPLATPKPAPSEPSPTQKPEDRLTVPPEDVSVRVLNAIGTPGLATEAGRQLEDAGFEASVVPGLARRGLKTTEIRYGPSKAEAAKTLAKALPGAKLKEMDELQAEIQIYVGGDWDGVEEVKVESAEPTPSPTPSASVQTGTEKLCG, encoded by the coding sequence ATGACGGACGGGCACGGCTCGGGTCGCGACGATCCGTCCGGCGGCGGCGACGATCCGCTGGAGCGCTACTTCCGGCCACGGCCGGCGGGCGGGGCGGACGGCCGGGCGGACGGCGACGACGGCGACATCGACGGCGTGACCATCGACGGGATGCCCGCGCCGCGGGTGCCCGTCGAGGGACCGCGGGGGCCGCGCAGGCCGGGACCGCGGATGAGCCCGCGGGCGGCGGTGAGCGCGCGGCGGCAGCGGCGGCTGCTGACGGTCACGGCGGGCATGTCGGCGTTCGTGCTGCTGACGTCCGGCGGCGCGTGGGCGTTCCAGAACTACGTGACGGGCGCGATCGACAAGATCTCGATCGACGGGCTGGACGAGGACGCGGGCGGCGTCGAGGGCCCGATGACCGTGCTGATCGCGGGGGTGGACCGGCGGGACGGGCTGACGAAGGAGCAGATCAAGGCCGCGAAGCTGGGCAAGTTCCCGGGCGAGCGGTCGGACACGATGCTGCTGCTGCACGTGTCGGGCGACCGGAAGCGGATCTCGGTGGTGAGCCTGCCGCGCGACTCGTTCGTGACGATCCCGGCGCACGAGTCGAACGGGTCGGAGGGCGCGAAGGGGAACAAGGTCCCGGCGCGTCCGGGCAAGCTCACGTGGGCGTACCAGTTCGGCGGGGCCAGCCTCGCGGTCAAGACGGTGAAGCGCGCGACGGGCGTGTCGATCGACCACTACGTCGAGGTCAACTTCTACGGGTTCGTGAAGATGGTCGACGCGCTGGGCGGGGTGGACGTGTGCGTGGAGCAGCCCGTGCACGACACCAAGAGCGGGCTCCGGCTGCCCGCCGGGAAGTCGCACGTGGACGGTATGAAGGCGCTCGCGTTCGCCCGCACCCGGTACTCGCTCACCGGTGGCAGCGACCTCGGCCGGATCGAGCGGCAGCAGCAGTTCCTCGCCGCGATGATGAAGCAGGCGCTGTCCACCGACACGCTGGGCAACCCGGTGAAGTCGACGAAGTTCCTGAACGCGGCGCTCGACACGCTGACGGTCGACGACCGGCTCGCCGAGGACCTGCCGGAGATGGTCGACGAGATGCGCGACCTGTCGACCGACGACCTGACGTTCGCGAAGGTGCCGCTGGAGAACCCGGACCACATGGCCGCCCTGTGGAACGCGGGGGCCCCGCAGTCGACGGTGAAGTGGGACAAGGCACAGGCGCAGGAGCTTTTCCAGAAGATCGAGAACGACAAGCCGCTGGCGACGCCGAAGCCCGCGCCGTCCGAGCCGTCCCCCACGCAGAAGCCGGAGGACCGCCTGACCGTGCCGCCGGAGGACGTCTCGGTGCGGGTACTGAACGCGATCGGCACGCCGGGGCTGGCGACGGAGGCCGGGCGGCAACTGGAGGACGCGGGCTTCGAGGCGAGCGTCGTGCCGGGGCTGGCGCGGCGCGGCCTGAAGACGACGGAGATCCGGTACGGGCCGTCGAAGGCGGAGGCCGCCAAGACCCTCGCGAAGGCGTTGCCGGGCGCGAAGCTGAAGGAGATGGACGAGCTCCAGGCGGAGATCCAGATCTACGTGGGCGGCGACTGGGACGGCGTCGAGGAGGTGAAGGTCGAGTCGGCCGAGCCGACGCCGTCGCCGACGCCGAGCGCGTCCGTCCAGACCGGCACCGAGAAGCTCTGCGGCTAG
- a CDS encoding glycosyltransferase family 2 protein, with amino-acid sequence MNPSSHAQRAARQAPRTRTDDGGRTWPAVSVVMPVLNEQRHLTDAVRRITGQDYPGELELVLALGPSRDRTDEIAHRLAAEDPRIVVVSNPTGRTPQGLNIAIKASQYSIIVRVDGHSLLPPDYVRAAVETMEETGADNVGGIMAAEGVTPFEQAVARAMTSKLGVGNARFHTGGEAGEVETVYLGTFRRSALDRVGGYDETFTRAQDWEMNHRIRQTGGRIFFTPRMRVTYRPRPDLRALAKQYFQTGRWRRVVGREHAGTLNLRYLAPPIAVVAMTAGAVAGAFGFWPGWLLPGGYAVAMIAGAAVEGRGMAPAAWVRLPLVFATMHVTWGVGFLTSPPRLGQPTPAKPGEPIV; translated from the coding sequence ATGAACCCGTCTTCCCATGCGCAGCGCGCCGCGCGGCAGGCGCCACGGACCCGCACCGACGACGGCGGGCGCACCTGGCCCGCGGTGTCGGTGGTCATGCCCGTGCTCAACGAGCAGCGGCACCTCACCGACGCCGTGCGCCGCATCACCGGCCAGGACTACCCGGGCGAGCTCGAACTCGTGCTCGCCCTCGGGCCGTCCCGCGACCGCACCGACGAGATCGCCCACCGGCTCGCCGCCGAGGACCCGCGGATCGTCGTGGTGTCCAACCCGACCGGCCGCACCCCGCAGGGCCTCAACATCGCGATCAAGGCGTCGCAGTACTCGATCATCGTCCGGGTGGACGGCCACTCGCTGCTGCCGCCCGACTACGTCCGCGCCGCGGTCGAGACGATGGAGGAGACCGGCGCCGACAACGTCGGCGGCATCATGGCCGCCGAGGGCGTCACCCCGTTCGAGCAGGCCGTCGCGCGCGCGATGACCTCCAAGCTCGGCGTGGGCAACGCCCGCTTCCACACCGGCGGCGAGGCCGGCGAGGTCGAGACCGTCTACCTCGGGACGTTCCGGCGCAGCGCCCTCGACCGGGTCGGCGGCTACGACGAGACGTTCACCCGCGCGCAGGACTGGGAGATGAACCACCGCATCCGGCAGACCGGCGGGCGGATCTTCTTCACCCCGCGGATGCGCGTCACCTACCGGCCCCGGCCCGACCTGCGCGCCCTCGCCAAGCAGTACTTCCAGACCGGGCGCTGGCGCCGCGTCGTCGGCCGCGAGCACGCCGGCACCCTCAACCTGCGCTACCTCGCGCCGCCGATCGCCGTGGTGGCGATGACGGCGGGCGCCGTCGCCGGGGCGTTCGGGTTCTGGCCCGGCTGGCTCCTGCCCGGCGGGTACGCGGTCGCGATGATCGCGGGCGCGGCCGTCGAGGGCCGCGGGATGGCACCGGCCGCGTGGGTGCGGCTCCCGCTCGTCTTCGCGACCATGCACGTCACCTGGGGCGTCGGCTTCCTGACGAGCCCGCCGCGGCTCGGCCAGCCCACCCCCGCGAAGCCGGGCGAGCCGATCGTCTGA
- a CDS encoding asparagine synthase-related protein, with amino-acid sequence MKSASAAATEAIPLPADRLTASNWTSADGTITLLAWTNEPEHRLVPRPLVAADERVLGYTGYLNEPDIAEKELLETADPAAAVESMGGVFALFRAHRDGFDAATSIARVCPIYFVESDDFCFIGSRALLVHLTARAAETGLTRPPVDYDVMALQPMIRHGFFTNDDTPFRGVRALPADAVLTAAPGRGVTVRERTVPDAEPMPADAAGRHRRVARLAEALVDAAAPLAAHGEPVELALSGGRDSRIMAAVLKAAGVPMIATTHGFADDPDVVLARRIAGLLGLEHRVALTTTTARDDAPDAVTVEHPLLRAHDIVRRCEGMTSAYERVNGWEPYRIVPKTSGSGGETLRGGHLYDQQDLTPEGIRKRVRTIFRSAEGFCTPEANAAADEHLARWAARTDEDGPRVLDLLYLFYRSGRWIVGSHTATTMNTPSYHPFFDNRVVREALALPPGWRASEEVVYLLIASLAPKLGSVPPEGKRWRFEAAGPRRLREWPAWRRRAPVVPKGRTSGFNWRRTFDEPFLALLRDHIMDAPSELWDIVNRRKFEEHFAAVPKGWTNQLWHIYTLSVLLSGVWREPRPELPDVRIPIPG; translated from the coding sequence GTGAAGTCGGCGAGTGCGGCGGCCACCGAGGCGATCCCCCTGCCCGCCGACCGGCTGACCGCGTCGAACTGGACCTCGGCCGACGGCACGATCACGCTGCTGGCCTGGACGAACGAGCCCGAGCACCGGCTCGTCCCCCGCCCGCTCGTCGCCGCCGACGAGCGCGTCCTCGGCTACACCGGCTACCTGAACGAGCCGGACATCGCCGAGAAGGAACTGCTGGAGACCGCCGACCCGGCGGCGGCCGTCGAGTCGATGGGCGGGGTGTTCGCGCTGTTCCGCGCGCACCGGGACGGTTTCGACGCGGCCACCTCGATCGCCCGCGTATGCCCGATTTACTTCGTGGAATCCGACGATTTCTGCTTCATCGGAAGCCGGGCGCTTCTCGTGCATCTCACCGCACGCGCCGCGGAGACCGGACTGACGCGACCGCCGGTGGACTACGACGTCATGGCGCTCCAGCCCATGATCCGGCACGGTTTCTTCACCAACGACGACACACCGTTCAGGGGCGTGCGGGCGCTGCCGGCCGACGCCGTCCTGACCGCCGCCCCGGGACGCGGCGTCACCGTGCGGGAACGGACCGTCCCCGACGCCGAGCCGATGCCCGCGGACGCCGCCGGACGACACCGGCGCGTGGCGCGCCTCGCGGAGGCGCTCGTGGACGCCGCCGCGCCGCTCGCCGCGCACGGCGAGCCGGTCGAGCTGGCCCTGTCCGGCGGCCGCGACAGCCGCATCATGGCGGCGGTGCTGAAGGCGGCCGGGGTGCCGATGATCGCGACGACGCACGGGTTCGCCGACGACCCGGACGTCGTCCTCGCCCGGCGGATCGCCGGGCTGCTCGGCCTCGAGCACCGCGTCGCCCTCACGACGACGACCGCGCGCGACGACGCGCCGGACGCGGTGACCGTCGAGCACCCGCTGCTGCGCGCCCACGACATCGTCCGCCGCTGCGAGGGCATGACCTCCGCCTACGAGCGGGTCAACGGGTGGGAGCCGTACCGGATCGTCCCCAAGACGTCCGGTTCGGGCGGCGAGACGCTGCGCGGCGGCCACCTCTACGACCAGCAGGACCTCACCCCCGAGGGGATCCGGAAACGAGTCCGGACGATCTTCAGGTCGGCCGAGGGGTTCTGCACCCCGGAGGCGAACGCCGCCGCCGACGAGCACCTCGCCCGCTGGGCGGCGCGGACAGACGAGGACGGCCCGCGCGTCCTCGACCTGCTGTACCTGTTCTACCGATCGGGCCGCTGGATCGTCGGCTCGCACACCGCGACGACGATGAACACGCCGTCCTACCACCCGTTCTTCGACAACCGTGTGGTCCGGGAGGCGCTCGCGCTCCCGCCCGGGTGGCGGGCGAGCGAGGAGGTCGTGTACCTGCTGATCGCGTCGCTCGCGCCGAAGCTCGGGTCCGTCCCGCCGGAGGGCAAGCGGTGGCGGTTCGAGGCCGCCGGACCGCGCCGCCTGCGCGAATGGCCCGCGTGGCGGCGCCGCGCGCCCGTCGTGCCGAAGGGACGGACGTCCGGGTTCAACTGGCGGCGGACGTTCGACGAGCCGTTCCTCGCACTGCTGCGCGACCACATCATGGACGCGCCGTCCGAACTGTGGGACATCGTGAACCGGCGCAAGTTCGAGGAGCACTTCGCCGCGGTCCCGAAGGGCTGGACGAACCAGCTGTGGCACATCTACACGCTGAGCGTGCTGCTGTCGGGCGTGTGGCGGGAGCCGAGGCCGGAACTGCCGGACGTCCGGATCCCGATCCCGGGCTAG
- a CDS encoding glycerophosphodiester phosphodiesterase — protein MIFEDAPVVIGHRGFGSGDRPVPGTGGTVAENTLGSMLAAVDAGLNWVEVDVTRTADDHLVLRHDPTIPDGSHVVDLPATDSGLPRLADVFDALPPHVAVDVDVKTVLEDALDDPDRRTGALLLPLLRREARRRPLLVTSFDPALLVQLRDELPDVPLGLLTWLRFPLWHAVPAAAGLGLQAVAVHTGSCGFEHPDSRLRPLDHCVNAAHKAGLEVVAWCPAAEHAPRYAEAGVDAMVVNDVPGVLAAL, from the coding sequence TTGATCTTTGAAGACGCCCCCGTGGTCATCGGCCATCGCGGGTTCGGGTCCGGTGACCGGCCGGTTCCGGGGACCGGCGGCACGGTCGCCGAGAACACGCTCGGCTCGATGCTCGCCGCCGTGGACGCGGGGCTGAACTGGGTCGAGGTCGACGTGACCCGCACCGCCGACGACCATCTCGTCCTGCGGCACGACCCGACGATCCCGGACGGGTCGCACGTGGTCGACCTGCCCGCGACCGACAGCGGCCTGCCGCGCCTCGCCGACGTCTTCGACGCGCTGCCGCCGCACGTCGCGGTGGACGTCGACGTCAAGACCGTCCTGGAGGACGCGCTCGACGACCCGGACCGGCGGACGGGCGCGCTGCTGCTCCCGCTGCTGCGCCGGGAGGCCCGGCGGCGGCCCCTGCTGGTCACCTCGTTCGACCCGGCGCTGCTCGTCCAGCTGCGGGACGAGCTGCCGGACGTCCCGCTGGGGCTGCTGACGTGGCTGCGGTTCCCGCTGTGGCACGCCGTCCCGGCGGCGGCGGGCCTGGGGCTGCAGGCCGTGGCGGTGCACACCGGTTCGTGCGGATTCGAGCATCCGGACTCGCGGCTGCGCCCGCTCGACCACTGCGTGAACGCCGCGCACAAGGCGGGCCTGGAGGTCGTCGCGTGGTGCCCGGCGGCCGAGCACGCCCCGCGCTACGCGGAGGCCGGCGTCGACGCGATGGTCGTCAACGACGTCCCGGGCGTCCTCGCCGCCCTCTGA
- a CDS encoding IspD/TarI family cytidylyltransferase — protein MGTRTVAVVLAGGVGARLGAGRPKQLLEIGGRPILGRAVAAFDGHPRVDEVLVVMASGHLRAAATIAAPFGKVAGVIAGGETRTASTVAALEALADRPDDVRVLFHDAARPFVGAAVIDRVLDALDGDAAVAVGVPSPDTIVVVEDGRVTSMPPRETMSRFQTPQGFVLGTIRKAYELALADPGLRATDDCGIVHRYLPDVPIRVVAGDDRNLKVTRPLDIALAEHIAAEETP, from the coding sequence ATGGGTACGCGGACGGTCGCGGTGGTGCTCGCCGGAGGTGTCGGCGCGCGGCTGGGCGCCGGGCGCCCCAAGCAGCTCCTCGAGATCGGCGGGCGCCCCATCCTGGGCCGGGCCGTCGCCGCGTTCGACGGGCATCCGCGCGTCGACGAGGTGCTGGTGGTGATGGCGTCCGGGCATCTGCGCGCGGCCGCGACGATCGCCGCGCCGTTCGGCAAGGTCGCGGGCGTGATCGCGGGCGGTGAGACCCGCACGGCCTCGACGGTGGCGGCGCTGGAGGCGCTGGCCGATCGCCCGGACGACGTCCGGGTCCTGTTCCACGACGCGGCGCGCCCGTTCGTCGGCGCGGCCGTGATCGACCGCGTGCTGGACGCGCTGGACGGGGACGCGGCCGTCGCGGTGGGCGTCCCGAGCCCCGACACGATCGTCGTCGTGGAGGACGGCCGGGTGACGTCGATGCCGCCCCGGGAGACGATGAGCCGGTTCCAGACGCCGCAGGGGTTCGTGCTCGGCACGATCCGCAAGGCGTACGAGCTGGCGCTGGCGGATCCGGGGCTGCGCGCCACCGACGACTGCGGGATCGTGCACCGTTACCTGCCGGACGTGCCGATCCGCGTGGTCGCGGGCGACGACCGCAACCTGAAGGTCACCCGTCCGCTGGACATCGCCCTCGCCGAGCACATCGCCGCGGAGGAGACCCCTTGA
- a CDS encoding DUF5941 domain-containing protein: protein MTLRGGILRVYRDDGPLARTLGVLARGGLPPVPGAAGAAVLTAILLSAGAGGNPPPALFAPVIAVLLIGPASTHPHGGRLDWTAPPMIRGIEYGYLTVLGFAHAVAAPLVFALVALLALHHHDTVHRTRRGPRRQRLLRAGLGWEGRMLIVACGGLSGSLPFAYAALAAYLGVLFGGESVAAWARAGLGGRVQVDLEEEEA from the coding sequence GTGACGCTCAGAGGCGGGATCCTGCGCGTCTACCGGGACGACGGGCCGCTGGCGCGCACGCTCGGCGTGCTGGCGCGCGGAGGGCTCCCGCCGGTGCCGGGAGCCGCCGGCGCGGCCGTCCTGACCGCGATCCTGCTCTCCGCCGGGGCCGGCGGGAACCCGCCCCCGGCACTGTTCGCGCCGGTCATCGCGGTGCTGCTGATCGGGCCCGCGTCGACGCACCCGCACGGCGGCAGGCTCGACTGGACGGCGCCGCCCATGATCCGCGGGATCGAGTATGGTTACCTCACCGTGTTGGGGTTCGCGCACGCTGTGGCGGCGCCGCTCGTCTTCGCGCTCGTCGCCCTCCTCGCGCTCCACCACCACGACACCGTGCACCGCACCCGCAGGGGGCCGCGGCGGCAGCGGCTCCTGCGCGCCGGGCTCGGCTGGGAGGGGCGGATGCTCATCGTGGCCTGCGGGGGCCTCTCCGGGAGCCTCCCGTTCGCGTACGCTGCCCTGGCCGCCTACCTTGGCGTGTTGTTCGGCGGCGAGAGCGTCGCCGCGTGGGCGCGGGCCGGACTCGGCGGACGCGTGCAGGTCGACCTGGAGGAAGAGGAAGCATGA
- a CDS encoding phosphocholine cytidylyltransferase family protein, whose amino-acid sequence MIGMVLAAGAGRRLRPYTDTLPKALVPVDGETTILDIALGNLAEVGLTDVVIVVGYRASAVEERKAALEERYGVSITLVHNDKAEEWNNAYSMWLAREHFSKGVLMVNGDTVHPVSVEKTLLANRGPDILLAVDDVKTLGDEEMKVILDGEGRLKTITKLMDPASANGEYIGATLIEPAAADALADALKATWESNPDQYYEDGYQELVNRGGAISIAPIGDVRWVEVDNHDDLEKARKIATTY is encoded by the coding sequence ATGATCGGCATGGTGCTGGCGGCGGGCGCGGGCCGGAGGCTGCGGCCCTACACCGACACGCTGCCCAAGGCTCTGGTCCCCGTGGACGGCGAGACCACCATCCTGGACATCGCGCTCGGCAACCTCGCCGAAGTCGGGCTGACCGACGTGGTGATCGTCGTCGGCTACCGCGCGAGCGCGGTCGAGGAACGCAAGGCCGCCCTGGAGGAGCGGTACGGCGTCTCGATCACGCTGGTGCACAACGACAAGGCCGAGGAGTGGAACAACGCCTACTCCATGTGGCTGGCGCGGGAGCACTTCTCCAAGGGCGTCCTCATGGTCAACGGCGACACGGTTCATCCCGTCAGTGTGGAAAAGACACTACTTGCGAACCGCGGACCCGACATCCTCCTGGCCGTGGACGATGTGAAAACGCTCGGTGACGAGGAAATGAAGGTGATCCTCGACGGCGAGGGGCGCCTCAAGACCATCACCAAGCTGATGGACCCCGCGTCCGCGAACGGCGAGTACATCGGCGCGACTCTCATCGAGCCCGCCGCCGCCGACGCGCTCGCCGACGCGCTCAAGGCCACCTGGGAGAGCAACCCCGACCAGTACTACGAGGACGGCTACCAGGAGCTCGTCAACCGGGGCGGCGCCATCTCCATCGCCCCCATCGGCGACGTCCGGTGGGTCGAGGTCGACAACCACGACGACCTCGAGAAGGCCCGCAAGATCGCCACGACGTACTGA
- a CDS encoding iron-containing alcohol dehydrogenase family protein: MPLLTRMLNAPLSIDVRRGAVAELGELLADGRIATEGRVAIAVGPGQGDHIAEHVRPSLAACEVFQVAGATVDAAVDLAAKLRGGSYEAVVGIGGGRTIDATKYAATLSGIPMVSVATNLSHDGICSPVASLVHDKGKGSFGVVMPLAMVVDLDYVHAAPERLVRAGIGDVLSNFSAVDDWLLAASECGERVDRMALTVARTAAEALLHQPESIQSDRFLTVLAESLVLSGMAMAFAGDSRPASGGDHEILHAIDQLYPGTANHGELAGIGAAFCYHLRALHLGDGAERLAEILTCLDRHELPRLPGDVGLTVEQFTEAVLYAPRTRPGRYTILEHLGLDADETRKAVEDYVQAHGG, translated from the coding sequence ATGCCCCTGCTGACGCGGATGCTGAACGCGCCGCTCTCCATCGACGTGCGGCGCGGAGCCGTCGCGGAGCTGGGCGAGCTGCTGGCCGACGGCCGCATCGCCACCGAGGGACGCGTCGCGATCGCCGTCGGTCCCGGCCAGGGCGACCACATCGCCGAGCACGTCCGCCCGTCCCTCGCGGCCTGCGAGGTGTTCCAGGTCGCGGGCGCCACCGTCGACGCGGCCGTCGACCTCGCCGCCAAGCTGCGCGGCGGCTCCTACGAGGCCGTCGTCGGCATCGGCGGCGGCCGGACGATCGACGCCACCAAGTACGCGGCGACCCTGTCGGGCATCCCGATGGTGTCGGTCGCGACGAACCTGTCCCACGACGGGATCTGCTCGCCCGTCGCGTCCCTCGTCCACGACAAGGGCAAGGGCTCCTTCGGCGTCGTCATGCCCCTCGCGATGGTCGTCGACCTCGACTACGTGCACGCCGCCCCCGAACGGCTCGTCCGCGCCGGGATCGGCGACGTCCTCAGCAACTTCTCCGCCGTGGACGACTGGCTCCTCGCCGCGTCCGAATGCGGCGAACGCGTCGACCGGATGGCCCTCACCGTCGCCCGCACCGCCGCCGAGGCGCTGCTGCACCAGCCGGAGTCCATCCAGTCCGACCGGTTCCTCACCGTCCTCGCCGAGAGCCTCGTTTTGTCCGGGATGGCGATGGCGTTCGCCGGCGACTCCCGCCCGGCGTCCGGCGGCGACCACGAGATCCTGCACGCCATCGACCAGCTCTACCCCGGCACCGCCAACCACGGCGAACTCGCCGGGATCGGCGCCGCGTTCTGCTACCACCTGCGCGCCCTCCACCTCGGCGACGGCGCCGAACGGCTCGCCGAGATCCTCACCTGCCTCGACCGGCACGAACTGCCCCGGCTGCCCGGCGACGTCGGGCTGACCGTCGAACAGTTCACCGAGGCCGTCCTGTACGCCCCGCGGACCCGCCCCGGCCGCTACACGATCCTGGAACACCTGGGCCTCGACGCCGACGAGACCCGCAAGGCGGTGGAAGACTATGTCCAGGCCCACGGAGGCTGA